One window of uncultured Methanoregula sp. genomic DNA carries:
- a CDS encoding DUF2193 domain-containing protein, giving the protein MQEVIKKMITEAMAAQHADVNQIKKKRGQNFVIDDTKVYVDAVKGMKAVGNQSKAVFALHTDSVNAHYTILKNLTTTIRPEDDPFVEHYQTPVILEMLYDHDPKFRKSVDVFIKAVGKAEALIGKESARRYAGFYGPTCVVDFALIPGSSSNIVNQILKTIDIPVTHKQTILASKSWAMNTSYGIGDVFAHAVEGGATLADAVKQEIAMIQSIYDTPVDAQAKLMDSVGQSSFDCRKYMKEYRAKMSGAVKASLDEGVHYGNIVTVPAYCVGDIAHHISQSTFNMCKDDVIMAVIESVTEVMDKTLNAAAPKMKDVHEVLSVATGASASAAEYILELDGFNAIMVVDMLTKRYHNYVQLYPKRGAAIELHNCDFMDMIYRGWKMVDKARRMQSSEPGLVTPKVGGFDVDLSPVLKNEVLANPQRYAYPACAMTVRFSAMMRLSDYPCLLTSEPVTATLMTNIIALNKEVAAAPARICKDCASAALMDFRHCSCQWKEAV; this is encoded by the coding sequence ATGCAGGAAGTTATCAAAAAAATGATCACGGAGGCCATGGCTGCCCAGCACGCCGATGTGAACCAGATCAAAAAGAAGCGCGGGCAGAATTTTGTTATCGATGACACGAAAGTGTATGTCGATGCTGTCAAAGGCATGAAAGCCGTGGGAAACCAGAGCAAGGCGGTCTTTGCCCTGCACACCGATTCGGTCAATGCCCATTATACGATCCTCAAGAACCTCACAACAACCATCCGTCCCGAGGATGATCCTTTTGTTGAGCACTACCAGACACCGGTCATCCTGGAGATGCTCTATGACCATGACCCGAAGTTCAGGAAAAGCGTTGATGTCTTCATCAAAGCCGTGGGAAAAGCCGAAGCCCTGATCGGGAAAGAGTCCGCCCGCAGGTATGCAGGATTCTATGGACCTACCTGTGTTGTTGACTTTGCGCTGATTCCCGGGAGCAGCAGTAACATCGTCAACCAGATCCTCAAAACGATCGATATCCCGGTTACCCACAAGCAGACGATCCTTGCCTCGAAATCCTGGGCCATGAACACCTCGTACGGGATCGGGGACGTCTTTGCCCATGCAGTAGAAGGCGGGGCAACTCTTGCCGATGCAGTGAAGCAGGAGATCGCCATGATCCAGTCCATCTATGACACGCCGGTCGATGCGCAGGCAAAGCTCATGGACAGCGTGGGCCAGTCCTCGTTCGACTGCCGGAAGTACATGAAAGAGTACCGGGCAAAGATGAGCGGGGCGGTCAAGGCTTCGCTCGATGAAGGCGTCCACTACGGCAATATCGTGACCGTGCCGGCATACTGTGTCGGGGATATCGCGCATCACATCTCCCAGTCCACGTTCAACATGTGCAAGGATGACGTGATCATGGCAGTTATCGAGTCCGTGACCGAAGTTATGGACAAAACCCTCAACGCGGCTGCCCCGAAGATGAAAGACGTGCACGAAGTTCTCTCTGTTGCAACCGGCGCCTCGGCAAGCGCTGCGGAGTACATTCTCGAACTCGACGGGTTCAATGCGATCATGGTCGTGGACATGCTGACCAAGCGCTATCACAACTATGTCCAGCTCTACCCGAAGCGGGGAGCGGCAATCGAGCTCCACAACTGCGATTTCATGGACATGATCTACCGTGGCTGGAAGATGGTTGACAAGGCGCGGAGGATGCAGAGCAGCGAGCCCGGGCTCGTGACGCCAAAAGTCGGCGGGTTTGATGTCGACCTCTCGCCGGTTCTCAAAAACGAGGTGCTTGCAAACCCCCAGCGGTACGCGTATCCGGCCTGTGCAATGACGGTGCGGTTCTCGGCCATGATGCGGCTTTCCGATTACCCGTGTCTCCTCACCAGCGAGCCGGTCACCGCGACCCTGATGACCAACATCATTGCGCTCAACAAGGAAGTGGCAGCCGCTCCGGCACGGATCTGCAAGGACTGTGCTTCAGCAGCCCTGATGGATTTCCGGCACTGCTCCTGCCAGTGGAAAGAGGCGGTCTGA
- a CDS encoding pirin family protein, with product MPPVKTIARTFHAHETFEGAGVRLHRAFGYSQLPLFDPFLMLDDFRAERPDDYLPGFPWHPHRGIETVTYMLEGRVEHGDSMGHAGSVNAGGIQWMTAGSGIIHQEMPKPVNGRMGGFQLWVNLPKSHKMMDPRYQEIAAGEIPVVSLDGADIRVVSGTIAGRAGPVRDIVAGPEYFDITLEPEARFSHQVRPGYMAAAYVTGGSGLFSPHGKEELENRTMALFSNEGSLVEVTAGSGGIRFLYFSGKPLHEPIAWGGPIVMNTQEELQQAFEEYQDGTFIRKKA from the coding sequence ATGCCTCCGGTAAAAACTATTGCCCGGACGTTTCATGCCCATGAAACCTTCGAAGGAGCCGGTGTCCGGCTCCACCGGGCTTTCGGCTATTCCCAGCTCCCGCTCTTTGACCCGTTCCTGATGCTCGATGATTTCCGGGCAGAACGGCCCGATGATTACCTTCCCGGGTTTCCCTGGCACCCGCACCGCGGGATCGAGACCGTGACCTACATGCTGGAGGGCCGGGTAGAGCATGGCGACAGCATGGGCCATGCGGGCAGCGTCAATGCCGGGGGAATCCAGTGGATGACAGCTGGTTCTGGGATCATCCACCAGGAGATGCCAAAACCGGTCAACGGGCGCATGGGCGGGTTCCAGCTCTGGGTCAATCTCCCGAAGAGCCACAAGATGATGGACCCGCGGTACCAGGAGATCGCGGCCGGGGAAATACCGGTTGTTTCCCTTGATGGCGCAGACATACGGGTTGTCAGCGGAACGATTGCCGGCAGAGCCGGGCCAGTACGGGATATCGTGGCGGGTCCGGAATATTTTGATATCACGCTTGAGCCGGAAGCGCGTTTCTCCCACCAGGTCAGGCCCGGCTACATGGCGGCTGCATACGTGACCGGAGGAAGCGGGCTGTTCAGTCCTCATGGTAAAGAGGAACTGGAGAACCGGACCATGGCTTTGTTCAGCAACGAAGGTTCACTTGTCGAGGTCACGGCTGGCAGCGGGGGCATACGGTTCCTGTACTTCTCCGGCAAACCCCTTCATGAACCCATTGCCTGGGGCGGCCCCATCGTGATGAATACGCAGGAAGAACTGCAGCAGGCATTTGAGGAATACCAGGACGGAACATTCATCCGGAAAAAGGCCTGA
- a CDS encoding 4Fe-4S dicluster domain-containing protein, whose product MKRKIISIDDTKCTGCGECIPDCPEGALQLIDGKARLVSDLFCDGLGACIGTCPEGAISVIEREAVPYDEKAVMETIAKQGIPVIRAHLEHLACHGQILYYNQAMEYLIEKGIRISGHPTPEHKGAPVSPCQVHPQAGRTGEGVCPPGLHEPHEPHPFAGCPGSAARSIPREHGMGPRQPSGTTASELRQWPVQLALLNPAAPYFDNVDLLISADCVPFAYPGFHEEFLKGKILIIFCPKLDADIDGYIEKLSAIFTGHTIPSITILHMEVPCCSGVRYIVDKALAKAGKTIPIDEKTITIDGNVK is encoded by the coding sequence ATGAAAAGGAAAATAATCAGCATTGATGATACGAAATGCACGGGATGCGGCGAGTGTATCCCGGACTGCCCGGAAGGAGCGCTCCAGCTTATAGACGGGAAGGCCCGGCTCGTGAGCGACCTTTTCTGCGATGGCCTTGGTGCCTGTATCGGCACCTGCCCGGAAGGGGCGATCTCGGTAATCGAGCGCGAAGCGGTACCCTATGATGAAAAAGCCGTGATGGAGACTATCGCAAAGCAGGGGATTCCTGTTATCAGGGCGCATCTGGAGCATCTCGCATGTCATGGGCAGATCCTGTACTATAACCAGGCAATGGAATACCTGATCGAAAAGGGTATTCGGATTTCCGGCCACCCAACCCCTGAACACAAAGGAGCACCTGTTTCACCCTGCCAGGTTCATCCCCAGGCCGGCAGGACAGGGGAAGGTGTCTGTCCTCCCGGGCTTCATGAGCCCCACGAGCCCCACCCGTTTGCCGGATGCCCGGGATCTGCTGCCCGGAGTATTCCGCGGGAACACGGCATGGGACCCCGTCAGCCTTCCGGCACAACCGCATCCGAACTCCGGCAATGGCCGGTCCAGCTGGCGCTTCTCAACCCGGCAGCACCGTATTTCGATAACGTGGATCTCCTCATATCCGCTGACTGCGTCCCCTTCGCCTACCCCGGGTTCCATGAGGAATTCCTTAAAGGAAAAATCCTCATCATCTTCTGCCCGAAACTCGATGCCGACATTGACGGGTACATCGAAAAACTGTCCGCAATTTTTACCGGTCATACCATACCTTCGATCACGATCCTTCACATGGAAGTGCCCTGCTGCAGCGGGGTCCGGTACATTGTCGACAAAGCACTTGCAAAAGCCGGCAAAACAATTCCCATTGATGAAAAGACGATCACGATCGACGGGAATGTGAAGTAA
- the ilvN gene encoding acetolactate synthase small subunit: MKPHTLSILVENKAGVLSRVTGLFSRRGFNIESLAVGPCEEPDMSRITIVVIGDDEKIEQVMKQLNKLIDVIKVSDLTDSERVERELALIKVTAELGTSRAEIMQIASIFRASIVDVGAKTLILQVIGDTDKIDALEKLLRQYGIKEFVRTGTIGILRGSKTVTSGK, translated from the coding sequence ATGAAGCCGCACACGTTATCGATCCTTGTCGAGAACAAGGCCGGTGTACTCTCACGGGTCACCGGGCTCTTCTCCCGGCGCGGGTTCAATATCGAGAGCCTCGCGGTCGGCCCCTGCGAAGAACCGGACATGAGCCGGATCACGATCGTTGTTATCGGCGATGACGAGAAGATCGAGCAGGTGATGAAGCAGCTCAACAAGCTCATCGATGTCATCAAGGTCTCGGACCTGACTGACAGCGAGCGGGTTGAACGCGAACTCGCGCTGATCAAGGTGACGGCCGAACTCGGGACCTCGCGGGCCGAGATCATGCAGATCGCTTCGATCTTCCGGGCATCCATCGTGGATGTCGGTGCAAAAACCCTGATCCTCCAGGTAATCGGGGACACCGACAAGATCGATGCCCTGGAAAAACTCCTCCGCCAGTACGGGATCAAGGAGTTTGTCCGCACGGGCACGATCGGGATCCTCCGCGGGTCCAAGACCGTGACGAGCGGGAAATAG